A segment of the Leclercia adecarboxylata genome:
TGCAGAATGAACAGATGACTCATCTGGCGTGGTCGATTTTTGCCGGGATCGTCTGCGGCATCGCCGCCAGTTGCCTGACCATCAAACCAACCAAACTCGCCTGGCCGATTATCACCTCGCTGGTGCTGATGATTATTGCCTCGCTGCTCGACAGCCAGTCCACCAGCCTCACCCGCCCGGATCAACTGATGCTGAGCCAGTTCCTGCTCGGGTTCGGCAGCGCCTTCTTCCTCGCCCCGGCGATGCTGGCCGGAATTGGCGGCGTGGTTGCCGATCCGCGTAATCTGGTCAGCTTTTCGGTGCTGTTCGGCATGAGCCAGAACATCGGTGGTCTGCTGGGTTCTGCCATTCTGGGCACCTTTCAGACCTGGCGTGAGAAGTACCACTCCGGTCTGCTGGCCGAGCAGCTTACCAGCCTCAATCCGCTGGTGAATGAGCGGTTGCAGATCTACAGCCAGATGTACCGGAGCCAGATTGGCGACAGCGCCCTGCTGAGCACCCAGTCGGCGCTCCAGCTGCAGAACGCCAGCACGCTGGAGGCAAATATTCTCGCTTACAACGATACTTATCTTCTGACGGCTGGCATTGCCACCGCCACGCTGGTCTGGATTATATGGCGCTTGCTGCGGCTGCGCATCACTGCCCGTCTGGCGCTGAAAAAGGCCACCGGCAGTCAATAACGGTTATAAATAATAATGATTAATGTGTTTTATCAGGAGTGGTTATGAGTCAGCAGGATGCCTCCAGAGAGCAGGCCAATACCCGTAATAATCTGCGCGTGGTATCAGTGTTCGCCGCCGCCGCGATCGGCATCGTTGGCGTGCTGGTGATCCTCTACGCTTGGCAGCTGCCGCCCTTTACCCGTCACGTTCAGTTCACCGATAACGCCTACGTGCGCGGCCAGACCACCTTTATCAGCCCGCAGGTCAACGGCTATATCACCGAAGTGAAGGTGCAGGATTTTGAGCAGGTGAAGAAAGGCGACCTGCTGCTGCAGATCGACGACCGTATCTACCGCCAGCGGGTGCACCAGGCTGAAGCCCAGCTGGCGATGAAAATCGCCACCCTGAATAACAACCTGCAACAGCGCAAAAGCGCCGAGGCGGTGATCCAGCGTAACGAGGCGGCGCTGAAAAACGCCCGCGCGCAGAGCCAGAAAACCCAGGCCGACTTAAAACGCGTGAAGGACCTTACCGCCGACGGCTCGCTGTCCATCCGCGAGCGGGATGCCGCCCTGGCGAGCGCCGCTCAGGGCAGCGCCGATATCGATCAGGCCAAAGCCACCCTGGAGATGTCGCGCCAGGATCTGCAAACCGCTATCGTCAACCGCGCCGCGCTGGAGGCCGACGTCGAGAACGCGAAGGCGGCCCTGGAGCTGGCCCAGATCGACCTGCAGAACACCCGCATCGTTGCCCCGCGTGACGGCCAGCTCGGACAGATCGCCGTGCGCTTAGGTGCCTATGTGACGGCCGGAACCCACCTCACTACCCTGGTGCCGCCGCAGCACTGGGTGATCGCCAATATCAAGGAGACCCAGTTGGCGAACCTGCGCGTCGGCCAGCCGGTGAAATTCACCGTCGACGCCCTGAACGACAGAGCCTATGAAGGCCGGGTGCAGAGCATTTCCCCCGCCACCGGGGTGGAGTTCAGCGCCATTACCCCGGATAACGCCACGGGGAACTTCGTCAAGATTGCCCAGCGCATTCCGGTGCGCATCGAGGTGCTGGGCAAGGCGGAGGACGCGGCGCGGCTGCGTCCGGGGATGTCGGTACAGGTGACGATTGATACCCGGGAGGCAGAATGATCCGCCGCCCGCTCACCGCCCTGCTGATTACCTCCGTCCTCAGCGCCTGCCAGTCGGTGGATGTCGCCCCGGCAAAACCGACATTGCAGATCCCCGCCCAGTGGCGGGCCAGCACCGGCCCCGCCAGCCCGGCAGAGCAGCAGTGGTGGCGCAACTTCCACGACAGCCAGCTCAATCACTATGTCGATCGGGCCCTGCGCAACAACAGCGACGTGCTGATCGCCCGGGAGCGGATCAACGAGTATCAGGCCCGGGTGTATGCCAGCGACAGCAACCTGTTTCCGACCCTGGAGGCCGATCTGAATGCCGGTCGCGCCCGGTCCCAGTCGGCGGCCACCGGTTTGCCCACCTATGGCGCGCTGTACAAAGGCAGCCTGACCGCCAGCTATGACGTGGACATCTGGGGCGTGAACCGCCGCACCGCCGATGCCGCTCAGGCAACCCTCGAGGCGCAAAAAGCCGCCGCCGCCGCGGCAGATCTGACGGTGGCCTCCTCGGTAGCCTCGGGTTATGTCACCCTGCTGGCCCTGGACGAGCAGCTCCGGGTGACGCAGTCGACCCTTAAAGCGCGGGAAGAGGCCTTTAACCTGGCGCAACGGCAGTATCAGACCGGGTACAGCTCGCGTCTGGAGCTGATGCAGTCCGACTCCGAGCTGCGCTCGACGCGGGCGCAGATCCCGCAGGTGCAGAATCAGATAGCCCGTCAGGAGAACGCCCTGACCCTGCTGCTGGGGGGCAACCCCGGGGCCATCGCCCGTAGCGCGGATTTCGACACCCTGACCCCGCTGCGTATCCCGTCGCAGCTGCCCTCATCGCTCCTTAATCGCCGTCCGGATATTGTGCAGGCGGAACGCCAGCTGATCGCCGCCGATGCTACGCTTGCGGCCTCGCGCGCCAGCCTGCTGCCGTCGATCAACCTGACCGCCACCGGATCGATTCAGGATCGCACTCTGCCCGGCCTGCTGGACAACCCGCTGGAGCTGTGGAGCATCGGCGGCAGTATTCTGGCCCCGCTGCTGAACCGTCAGGCGCTGAACGCCCAGGTGGATATTGGCCAGTCGCAGCGTAACCAGGCGCTCTACAGCTATGAAAAAACCGTGCGCAACGCCTTTAAAGAGGTCAACGACAGCCTGGATGCCATCGCCCGCTACGGCGAGCAGCTGACCGAGCTGGTGGCGCAGCAGTCGGTCGCCCAGGAGACGCTGCGGATCGCGCAGAACCGCTATAACAACGGCTATTCGTCCTATCTGGACGTGCTGGACGCCCAGCGCACGCTGTTCTCGGTGCAGACCAGCGTGGTGCAGGCGAAAAATAACCTGCTGCTGGCACAGATCGATCTGTATAAGGCGCTGGGGGGTGGATGGTCTGAAAACATGCCCGGTGGCGCTACGCTTACCGGGCCTACAGGATCGTAGGCCCGCGCAAGCGTAGCGCCGCCGGGCAAAGCTCTCACTAAGGGGTCAATCTATGCAACAACAGTGGTCTGCCGTAGATAATTACATGATTTCCGAGCTCATTCCTCAGGATGAGGTCCTCCAGCAGGTGCTTGAGAATAACCAGCGCGCCGGTTTACCGGCGCACGACGTCGCCGCCAATCAGGGGCAGCTGCTGGCGCTGTTTGTGCGCATGACCCAGGCCAGGCGCGTTCTGGAGATTGGCACCCTGGGGGCCTACAGCAGCATCTGGATGGCGCGCGCCCTGCCGCCGGACGGGAAGCTGGTGACTCTCGAGGCCGATCCGGTGCACGCGAAGGTTGCGCGCCAGAATATCCATCTGGCGGGGCTGGATTCGCGTATCGAGCTGATCGAAGGCCCGGCCCTGCTCTCCCTCGAACGCTTCGACAACATCCCACCCTTCGATCTGATCTTTATCGATGCCGACAAACCGAATAATCCGGGCTATCTGGAGTGGGCCCTGCACTACTCCCGGCCGGGAACGTTGATTATCGGCGACAACGTGGTGCGCGACGGGGAGGTGATTAACGGCCAGAGCGATGATGCCCGGGTGCACGGTGTGCGGCGGTTTATCGAGATGATCGGGGATAACCCGCGTCTCACCGCGACGGCGTTGCAGACGGTGGGCGTGAAGGGGTGGGATGGGTTTACGCTGGCGATTGTGAACGGGTAACAACCGCCGGGCGGCGCATTCGCTTGCCCGGCCTACAGGTTTTGTAGGCCCGGTAAGCGCAGCGCCACCGGGCATGGTTTTAGGCTGAGATCTGCTCCATCGCCTGCAAAATACGTTTGTCGGAGATCGGATACGGCGTTCCCAGCTGCTGGGCAAAGAAGCTGACGCGCAGCTCTTCGATCATCCAGCGGATCTCCTGCACGTCTTCGTCATCACGACGGGCGGGCGGCAGCTTGTTCAGCCACTGCTGCCAGCGCTGCTGCACGCTCTCTACCTTCAGCATCTGCGCCCGGTCGCGGTGCGGATCGATGGCCATTTTCTCCAGCCGTTTTTCAATCGCCTGCAGATAGCGCAGGGTATCCCCTAACCGCTTGTAGCCGTTGCCGGTGACAAACCCGCGATAGACCAGCCCGGCCATCTGGGCCTTGACGTCCGACAGCCCCAGCGCCATGGTCATATCCACCCGCCCTTTCAGGCGTTTGTTGATATTGAACACCGCGGTGAGAATCTGTTCCACCTGCTTCGCAATGTTGACCACCGTCTCGTTAAGCTCGGCGCGCACCCTGTCGTGCAGCTTCGCAAAGCCCTCTTCGGTCCACACCGGGCCGCCCGCGGCGTTGATGAGCTGGTCCACGCCGCAGGAGATGCAGTCGTCGATCAGATCCAGCACCTTGCCGTACGGGTTAAAGTAGAGGCCCAGCTTGGCTTTGTTCGGCAGCTTCTCGTGCAGATACTTGATCGGCGACGGGATGTTCAACAGCAGTAAACGGCGCAGCCCGCGCCACATCGCCTGCTGCTGCTCCTGCGGGTTATCAAACAGCTTGATCGCCACGCTGTCGCGCTCGTCCACCAGCGCCGGCCAGGCTTTCACCTTGTAGTTGCCGCGCTTCTGCTCGTAGCTTTCCGGCAGTTGACCAAAGCTCCAGATATGCAGCCCGCTCTGCTCGATACCGTCGTCGGCCACGGCAGAGAGGGTCTCCTGCACTTTGCCTTTCAGCGCCTCTTTCAGCTCGGTGAGGGAGCGCCCTTCCTGCAATTTCTTGTTCTTCTCGTCCACGACGCGGAAGCTGATTTTCAGGTGATCGGGCACCTGATCCCAGTGCCAGTCCTCCCGGTCGATAGTCACGCCCGTCATCCGGCGCAGCTCCCGCTCCAGCGAATCCAGCAGCGGCAGCTCCAGCGGCGTCACGCGGCCTAAAAACGCCTCGGCGTAGTTCGGGGCAGGCACAAAGTTGCGGCGCACCGGCTTCGGCAGGGATTTGATCAGGGCAATAATCAGCTCCCGGCGCAGGCCGGGAATTTGCCACTCAAAACCGCTCTCTTCCACCTGGTTGAGCAGCGGAAGCGGAATGTGAACGGTCACGCCGTCGGCATCGGTGCCCGGTTCAAACTGGTAGCTCAGGCGCAGCTTGAGATTGCCCTGATGCCAGAAGTTCGGGTAATCGAGCTTGCTGACCTGCTCCGCCCCCTCTTTGATCAACATGCTCTTTTCAAAGTTGAGCAGATCCGGGGTTTCGCGGCTGACCTTTTTCCACCAGCTGTCGAAGTGGCGGGCCGACACCACATCGTGGCTAATGCGCTGGTCGTAAAACTCAAACAGCGTCTCGTCATCCACCAGGATGTCGCGACGACGGGTTTTGTGCTCCAGCTCTTCCACTTCGCTGCGCAGCTTCAGGTTTTCCCGGAAGAAGGCGTGACGGGTCTGCCAGTCGCCCTCCACCAGCGCGTGGCGGATAAACAGCTCGCGTGACAGCACAGGGTCGATCTGGCTGTAGTTGACCTTACGCGCGGCCACGACCGGCAGGCCGTAGACGGTGACCTTCTCGGTCGCCATCACCGCGCCCTGGGCACGCTCCCAGTGCGGTTCACTGTACGAGCGTTTCAGCAGATGCTGGGCCACCGGCTCGACCCACTCCGGATCGATGCGCGCGGCAATGCGGCCCCACAGGCGGCTGGTCTCCACCAGTTCGGCCACCATCGTCCACTTCGGCGGCTTTTTGAACAAACCGGAGCCCGGGAAGATGGAGAAACGGGCGTTACGCGCGCCGGTAAACTCCTGCTTATCGGCATCTTTCATCCCGATATGCGACAGCAGACCGGTCAGCAGCGCGATGTGAATTTCGCGATACTCCGCCGGCTCGCTGTTCACCGGAATGCCCAGCTCCTTCACCACCTGACGCAGCTGGGTATAGATATCCTGCCACTCGCGCACCCGCAGGTAGTTGAGGAAATCGAGCTTGCACTGGCGGCGGAACTGGTTCGACGACAGGGCTTTCTGCTGTTCGCCGATGTAGTTCCAGAGGTTCACAAAGGCGAGGAAGTCGGACTCTTTGTCATGGAAGCGGCGGTGCTTCTCGTCGGAGGCCTGCTGCTTGTCCATCGGGCGCTCGCGCGGATCCTGGATGGAGAGCGCCGAGGTGATGATCATCGCCTCACGCACGCAGCCGTGTTTTTGCGCCTCCAGCACCATCCGCGCCAGACGCGGGTCCACCGGCAGCTGGCTGAGCTGACGACCCTGCGGGGTCAGCTTGTAGGCCGTGGCCTGCTCGTCGGTGGTGATCGCCCCCAGCTCTTCCAGCAGGCGGACGCCGTCCTGGATATTGCGTTTATCCGGCGCTTCGACGAACGGGAAGGCGGCGATGTCGCCCAGCCCCAGCGCGGTCATCTGCAGGATCACCGATGCCAGGTTGGTACGCAGAATTTCCGGGTCGGTAAATTCCGGACGCGACAGGAAATCGTCTTCCGAATAGAGACGAATACAGATCCCTTCCGACACGCGGCCGCAGCGGCCTTTACGCTGGTTGGCGGAGGCCTGGGACACCGGCTCAATCGGCAGGCGCTGCACTTTGGTGCGGTAGCTGTAGCGGCTGATACGCGCCGTGCCGGGGTCGATGACATATTTAATGCCCGGTACGGTCAGCGAGGTTTCCGCCACGTTGGTCGCCAGCACGATGCGGCGGCCGCTGTGGGACTGGAACACGCGGTTCTGCTCGCTGTTAGACAGACGGGCATACAGCGGCAGGATCTCGGTATGGCGCAGGTCGCGCTTGCTCAGCGCGTCGGCGGTATCGCGGATTTCGCGTTCGCCGCTCATAAAGATCAGAATATCGCCCGGGCTTTCGTTCCCCAGCTCGTCCACCGCGTCGAAGATGGCCTGTAGCTGGTCGCGCTCGGTATCGTCGGCATCTTCGACCATCGGGCGATAACGCACCTCTACCGGATAGGTACGACCGGAGACTTCGATGATCGGCGCATTGTTGAAGTGGCGCGAAAAACGTTCCGGGTCGATGGTGGCCGAGGTGATGATCACTTTCAGATCCGGGCGACGCGGCAGCAGTTCCCGCAGATAACCCAGCAGGAAGTCGATGTTCAGGCTGCGCTCGTGCGCTTCATCGATGATGATGGTGTCGTACTGCATCAGCAGACGGTCCTGCTGAATTTCGGCCAGCAGGATCCCGTCGGTCATCAGCTTGACCATGGTGTTGTCGCTGACGTGATCGCTGAAGCGCACCTTATAGCCGATACAGCCGCCCGGCTCGGTTTGCAGCTCTTCGGCAATACGGTTCGCCACGGTACGTGCCGCCAGACGCCGCGGCTGGGTATGGCCGATCAGGCCTTTGATCCCGCGCCCCAGCTCCATACAGATTTTCGGCAGCTGGGTGGTTTTACCGGAGCCGGTCTCCCCCGCCACAATCACCACCTGGTGGTCGCGCACGGCTTCGAGAATTTCCTGTTTCTTCTGGCTGACGGGCAAGTTTTCCGGGTAGGTAATCGCCGGACGCGCGGCTTCGCGCAGCACGACCTTACCCGCCGCCTGTTCGATCTCTTTCGCCATCTCCTGGTAGATAGCCTGTTGTGCATCAGGATTTTTAACCTTCTTGACCCCATGCAGGCGGCGGGCAAACCGCTGTTTGTCACGCAGCATCAGCGGATCCAGCTGTTGCATCAGCATCGGGAAGGTTAATTTCTGTTGTTCTGTCATAGCGTTAACGGGCAGTGCACTGCCGGATAAAATCTCTTTTTAATGATTGATATAGAGTACCACATCGACGGTTTTTACGCCTTATTCAAAAAATTCGAACATAGACTTCGATATATTGCGCTATCCCTGCGGCAGGATTGTGAATAGAGTGTCAGCAAGCAACGGGGCAACCCCCCTCATCAAATACAAAAAAGGAATCACCCATGAGCAAAGTATTAGTTCTTAAATCCAGTATTCTGGCAGGGTACTCTCAGTCTGGTCAGCTGTCTGATTATTTCGTTGAGCAGTGGCGTGAACAGCACAGCGGTGACGAAATTACCGTCCGCGATCTGGCCGCTCAGCCAATCCCGGTACTGGATGGTGAACTGGTTGGTGCCCTGCGTCCGAGCGATGCGCCACTGACCCCACGTCAGCAGGAAGCGCTGGCGCTGTCCGATGAGCTGATTGCCGAGCTGAAAGCGCACGACGTGATCGTGATTAACGCCCCGATGTACAACTTCAACATCCCGACCCAGCTGAAAAACTACTTCGACCTGGTGGCGCGCGCTGGCGTAACCTTCCGCTACACCGAGAAAGGCCCTGAAGGCCTGGTGACCGGTAAACGTGCAATTGTGCTCTCCAGCCGCGGCGGTATTCACAAAGATACCCCAACCGACCTGATTGCGCCGTACCTGTCTGTGTTCCTGGGCTTTATCGGCATCACCGACGTGAACTTCGTGTTCGCTGAAGGTATCGCTTACGGTCCGGAAGTGGCGACCAAAGCGCAGAACGACGCGAAAGCCGCGATCGACAGCCTGGTGGCTGCATAAGATTTCCCACTCCCACCGCCTGGTGGGAGTTTTTTTATTCCCCCTGCCTTCCCCGCATCTTTACGAGACGCCTCGTAGAATCAGCACGCTTTTCAGCACGATATCCCCACACTTCATACAATGCCGACGAGTAGCAGAGGTCATTTGAGTTGACTCGAGCTCTGACAGCAAAATATTTATGGACCTGTACTATGTACACTATAAGGTGTACATGGTACCTTACATGGAGTGAGAATCGTGTGCCATTCAATAGAATTTATCGAGACATCACTGTTTACTCGGCAGATCAAACAGATTGCTACAGATGATGAACTCCTGGCGCTACAGAGAGAGCTGATTGCATTTCCGGACAAAGGGGATGTCATCCAGCATACTGGTGGGCTTCGAAAAATCCGGATGGCAACGGGTACTCAGGGGAAAAGCGGCAGCACCAGGGTGATTTACCTTTTGGCGACACGGGAGATTATCTGGCTGGTGCTCGCTTATCCGAAAAGCGCCAAAGAGAATCTGACTGATGCGGAAAAGGCTGAACTAAAAAAGCTGACAACCTTACTGAAAAACGAGGTCTAAAATGAATTTTTTTGACGAGCTGAAAACGTCCCTGGAAGAGGCAGTCGACATCAAAAACGGGACCAAAGCCCCTGCCCGCGTTACCCGCTATGAGATTGCCGATGTCAAAGCGATCAGAGAGCAGCTTAACGTTTCCCAGGCGGAAATGGCAAAAGCGCTGGGCACCAGCGTCGATACCATCAAAAGCTGGGAATCCAGACGGCGTAACCCAACCGGCCTTGCGGCAAAAGTACTGGCCACTATCCAGGCGAACCCCGCATTCTTTTACGAACTGGCTGCACATTAAATGGTCGTTTTTACGCCATCAACAGCGGAGCGGGAAATACCGCAGCAGAAATGAAAAAGCCCCAGCGCTATATTGCCGGGGCTTTTAGGGTACTACCAAATTAATAATTAACATTCATCAACTTAATTACACACTACAACTTCAAAGATGTACGTATTCTCACAGGATTACCGATAAAACAAGTTAACGCTACCTCCTCTGATAAGTATGTGAAATAACATCATGTCCTGTCGTGTACATCACCCACGCGATATATACTCTTGATGCGTTGCCTTAATTGCGTCGCGATATTCTTAACGCCATACTTACGTCCCCGGATCGCGACCATTACTCTTTGAAACAAGGCCTTACATCATCGCGTTGACTTCCCCATCATGCGATCGTACTGATTTACTGCATGGCCTGAAAGCGTGTTCACACTGGCGTTTACTTATTACCAGGACCCAAACTACACTACTTCGTGGCCTTTATCGCATCTCATTACTGCTTTATTACCGCACCGTTAAGCATTTATTTCTCTCTGGTGCTGAGTTCTAATTTACTCATTATAGATGCACTGTCAACACCCGAATCACGCACTGTTATATTTTATTGTTTAATATCATTAAAACAGATAATTACGTGATCGGGATCTCGTTTGGTAAGGCGTTTAGCCGCTCAGCTGGACGATTTCGGGCGCAGATTCTCATCAAACACCAGCCGCTTACGATCCGGCTCCACCTCGTGCAGCGGCTCGACCTGGTGCATCGTCTGTTTGCAACGTTCAACCAGCGTCTGATACTCCCGGGTGCCCTGCTTCTTCCACTCTTTTTCCTGCTCGCTCAGGACGCGAATCGCTTTGGCCGGGCTGCCGATGATCAGATGGTCGGCTGGCATTTCCGCTTTCGCTTTCACAAACGCGGCGGCGCCGACAATGCTGTTTTCGCCAATCACCGCCCCGTCGATGATCACCGCATTCATCCCCACCAGCGCATTCCGGCGGATGATGCAGCCATGCAGAATGGCACCATGACCGATGTGCCCCTCTTCCTCCACCACCGTGTCCTGTTCCGGGAAACCGTGCATGATGCAGTTATCCTGAATATTGGCCCCGTCCTTCACCACAATACGGCCAAAATCACCGCGCAGGCTGGCGTTGGGCCCCACGTAGACGCCCTTGCCGAGGATCACATCGCCAATCAGCACCGCGGTCGGGTGGACATAACTCTCTGGCGGAACGACCGGGGTCATCCCATCGATTTGATATACAGGCACATTACCTCCTTTACGCAGGCGTCAGGCCGCCGAAGCGTTGCCAGTATGAAGAGCCCGGCGATGGCAGTTCGCCAACGCTGGTCTCCCCTTTATCACTGACAAACGCCAGCGCGCCTGGCGCCACGCGCTGATAAATGTTGATGCACAGCTGGCGGGCCGTCTGGCCTGCCCAGTGCGATGGGAGTAACTCTTCCGGCAGGAGCGGGTCCTTGAGCACCACCCGGCGGTAAAAATGGATCAGTAAAAGCTGGATCTGGAAGCAGCGTTCCGGCGTCAGCTCCTCCGGGGTGGCTTCACGCAGCAGCGGCAGCAGCGGCCGGAACGAATCGATGAAGGTTTCATACATGACGTTCTGCTCGCTGAGCTGCCAGCACTCCTCCACCCGCGAGCGCAGCGCGGCGCGGGAGAGCGCCAGCGGCGAGTGCGCCTCAAAGCAGATCACGTTCTCGGCCACGCCCGCCTCGTGCAGCAGGGTCTGTACGTCCGCCAGCTGTTGCGACGGCGAAGCCATCAGGCTGGGCGCCAGAGTGCCGAAGCCCTGCCAGATGAGCTGTTTTTTCACATCCGCCAGCGTGGCTTTGTCCATCCCTTCGGACAGCAGCAGCAGCCATTTGCCGTCCCAGGCCGGAAGCTCGGCGCGATAAATTTTCGCCTCTGCTCGCCGGGTCAAGCGCAGCCCTTTGTCGCTTAGCCGGTAAAAGCTGCGTCTGCCGATGCGGATCACATCCAGCCAGCCCTCCTTGTTCAGGCGGAACAGCGCGGTGCGCACGAAGCGCTCGCCAAATCCCATCCCTTCCAGCAGGGCCGCCAGGCTACCCAGCCAGACTTCCCCGCCGCGATGGGAGAGCGCATCACCGTACAAGGAGGAGATCAACGACGTGCCGCTGACGGGAACGGAGCTGACCGCGTGCTGAATAAAGGCGTCGAGTTTACTCATGTGATTCATTCTGTTGTGATTATTATTCCGGATGAATCATAGCATAGCGCTAAAAGCCTGACCCTCCCCAATACGGAGAGGGTCAGCAGGCGGGGGTTAGCCGTTGGCGGCGGCCTTGCGCAGGTCGAAGACGCGGCAGGCTTTGCCTTCGGAACGCGGGATGCTGCCGCAGTTCACAATGGTTACGTCGGTGGAGATCCCCACCATCGATTTGATGCGGTGGCGCAGCTCATGGCACACGTGGCAACGCTGTTCGTGGGTCAACGTCAGGCTGCTCTCTTTCAGCTCCACCTTCACCGAAAGCGAATCAAGATGGCCCCGGCGATTCACCTCCAGCTGGTAGTGCGGCGACAGATGTTCGAACTTGACGATCTCCTCTTCCAGCTGGGACGGGAAGACGTTTACGCCGCGGATGATGAGCATATCGTCGCTGCGACCGCTGATGCGATCCATCCTGCGCATGGTGCGGGCGGTGCCCGGCAGCAGGCGGGTCAGGTCGCGGGTGCGGTAGCGGATCACCGGCAGCGCCTCTTTGGTCAGGGTGGTGAACAGCAGTTCGCCCTGCTCACCGTCGGCCAGCGGCGTGCCGTCGTTCGGGTTGAC
Coding sequences within it:
- the paaX gene encoding phenylacetic acid degradation operon negative regulatory protein PaaX, which encodes MNHMSKLDAFIQHAVSSVPVSGTSLISSLYGDALSHRGGEVWLGSLAALLEGMGFGERFVRTALFRLNKEGWLDVIRIGRRSFYRLSDKGLRLTRRAEAKIYRAELPAWDGKWLLLLSEGMDKATLADVKKQLIWQGFGTLAPSLMASPSQQLADVQTLLHEAGVAENVICFEAHSPLALSRAALRSRVEECWQLSEQNVMYETFIDSFRPLLPLLREATPEELTPERCFQIQLLLIHFYRRVVLKDPLLPEELLPSHWAGQTARQLCINIYQRVAPGALAFVSDKGETSVGELPSPGSSYWQRFGGLTPA